TCGTTCCATTGACATTATCCTTTTTCGTCTTAAGTGCTACTGCCATCATAGCCAAAGTCTATAAGAAGCTGCTGATATTCATACTTCAGGCGCTGATACATTCTGGCATTCTCAAGCGCAAAGGCGCACTGCTGAGCTATTGCCTGAGCAAACTCTACTTCATCTTCGGAAAAAGGTGGTCTTTCGCCTGCCATAACTCTAAGCACGCCTATTACTTTACCGCGCACCATAAGAGGTATGGACAGGATACGCCTGATGCCAGTCTCAACTACTTCCGCTCGATACTGGATGCGAGGATCAGTAAAAACGTCATCTATGATTACCGTCCGTCCCGCCATGTTTTCAGCGATGCTTCTGTGAGCATCTACAGGACCCTTGTGTAGAAACTCTTCGCTCAAACCGTAGGCTTGAGCCACGTAAAGCTGTTGAGTTTTTGGATCAAGGAGACGAACTACACAACCAATGGCATTAAGGAGTTCTGTTGTTTTCGTAACAACAAGATGAAGAACTTTGTTAACGTTAAGGGAAGAATTAATTGCGGCGCTTACTTCCTGGAAGCTTTTGAGATATTGACGTTCTTTTAGAATGCATCGATCTCGCTCAAGTTGCTGATAAAAAGCATAAATAACCATGGAAGCAAGAGTTTCAACCAGGAGCAGATCGTCTTTAGAAAATTCTCGAGGTGTTGGTGCAAAAAGCGCCACCATTCCCCGCATTTCCTGCCCTATTTCTATAGGGACAACACTAATAGCATGGATCCCTTCAATAAGAAGTTGTTCTTGTTCGGGAATTTCTTCTGCTTCCTTAACGTTAGGAAAACAGATGGTCATATCAGGAAGATGGAAACAAACGCTCTTTTTAGATTTGGACGGTTCCCCTAAAAGGAAATATTCGCTAAGTCCATAACTTCCTAAAATTTCGAGCTTTTCACTCCCGTTACGTCTTGCTTTAATAAAACATCCCCTTAAGCCCAAAGTTTCCGTTATTCTTTTAGAAACTAGATAGGCAACGCTATAGATATCAGCAAGATCACACAAAGATCGACTTACCTCTGAAACAAGGCTCAAGTAACCCTTCATAGAACCTTTCTCCTCTTTCTAAGAGAAGATCACCCAAAAGAGGGTTTCTTCTCATCTGTCTAGTTTCTCAACAGGTCTTGATACTCATTTTTACAAAGTAAAGCAAGAGACAATTTTACTTTTTACTTCAAGTTTTATATTCCCTTAAAGTGACAAATGTTTTTTAACTCACACTTTCTTTCTAACCCGAGATATAGGCTACATAAAAAGCCTTTCTTTATTCTCCTCCCTGATCGGAGTTGCGAATAAATTCTTCATGAAGTTGTCTAAGTTTTGTCTTCTCCTTCCAATCCTGATAGGTTTTCAGAATACACCGCTTTTGCCAAGCAGGATGAACAAGGTATAAACCGGTATGGGACATAAAATCGCTCAAAAGTTCTTCGAGAAGGCGCTTCACATCGCTCTCCGCGATAAAGTTTCTATCCTTTTCGTAAGAAAAAACATACTCATTCCCAAAGGCTTTAACAAACTCATCATAAGCGTCATCAGGATCATTATAACCATCAAAAAATTCTTTTTTAACCCCAATTGGCACCTCCACACGCAAGCACACATACCATCGATCCCCAGCCACATGCTTAGACTTATCGTAACAATAGACTCTTAAGCCATTTGACAAAGTCACAGTTTTCATCAAGCGAGGTTCACTCATGCACATCTCCTCCCGTTTAGTCTCTCGAACTAGTATTTCAATTCTATTGTCCAACCGGCTCCATTCTTCTATAATCCTTTACGCAGCTTCAGTCACCATAGTAAAACCATCAGTCAAGAAAGGATTTTATCATGTTTTTCCTGCCTTTCATGATCCTGTTCTTCTTCATCTTCATGTTTATACTCTTTGTGCTGTTTTTTCTTGTTAAATGGGGAATCATTTACATTGCCTTTGAGAAACTGGGCATATCGCCGGATTTGTTATTCCTGCTTTTATTTATCTCTATGATTGGAAGCGCTATAAATATTCCCGTGGGCAGAATACGCTCAGAATACGAGCAGGCCTATCCGGAAATAATATCATTTTTCGGCATTCGGTATCGTTTGCCACCCATCAGAAAACCACAAGAAACGATCGTAGCGATAAATGTGGGAGGAGCTCTTATACCGACTTTGCTTTCTCTGTATTTATGGAGTCAGACTCCAGCTTTTATCAATGTTCTTATAGCCACGGCTATTGTAACAATAGTTGTAAATAAGCTTGCTCGCCCAGTAGTTGGAGTAGGCATAGCTATTCCTATGTTTATACCACCCATAGTAGCCGCTCTTTGCGCCTTAATTCTATCTCCCGATTGGGCTCCAAAAACAGCTTACGTAAGCGGCACTATTGGAACTCTGTTAGGAGCCGATATTTTGAATCTTCCCAAAGTGAGAAAACTAGGTGCACCGGTTGTTTCAATCGGGGGAGCGGGAACTTTCGATGGAATCTTTCTCACGGGTATTATTGCTGTGCTCCTCGCTTGAAACTGATTCGGGAGCAAAAAGGGGAAGTAATCTTCTAGCGATCCTTTTCAATTCAGGATCTCGACAGGACTTGATAAATTTTTGAGCTTCCTCGGAAAGTTCATACTTCTTTGGCTTAGATTTTTTCCTTCTTTTAGGTTTAGAGATTTTTGAATTCTCCTGGTGAGTTAATACGCTTGATGGAGTCTCCTGAGGAAGTTCCCCCACCTTGAATACAATTTTTGTAACAGGTTCTAATCCAACTCGCTGATCATTAACCCGCTGAAGGATTTCTTCTTTATGGAGATCTAGGTGATGCTTCCATATGCTGTCGTAAACATGAACAGTTAAAACACCTTTCTTGAATTTCACCGGTCTCGCTCGCGAAGCCACCTGAGATCCCACCACACTTTCCCAATCACTCACAGGACTAGTCGGAAGGATCTTTCTTTCGGAAAGCACCTTTTGAATTATGAAACCAATCGGTTCCATCTTGGTCAAATCTCATTTACGAAGTGTATTACTGGCAGAAACTTTTATAATCTGCTCCAGCTTCTCGATTTTCTCGTTTAGCTTTGCAAGAAGATTTTGAATTTCTTCAATACCTCGAACCTGGGAAGTCTCCAACCTAGGCAGAACTTCGTCATAAACCAGGTTATCAAGGTGCATCAAATAAAGTTGAACAAATCGATTAGCAACAAAACCAAATCCTATAACCACAAGGCCGAAATAAAAAATATGAACGAAAATTCTGAAACTGGAAGAAAAGTATGTCCAGAGGTTATTAACCGCAGACTGGCCACTAACAATCGTTGTCGTGTATTTGTAAAACACAAACAGACTAAGAAACCACGATGTAAGAACCGAAACAGCGACAAAGAATTTTACCAGCTTCCATGGAAAAGTTAGCATACGGCGGTCGCCTTCTGCCAGAAATCGTTGCCGCTGATCAAAGAGCGCTATAGACGGCAGGCTATTTTGGCTTTTTGGGCTATTTGAAAGCAAGCAAGCAACACGTCTAAAGGGGTGAAGTAAAGTTCTGAAGCCGTCTGTAACGGGGACAGCGGTTATATGGTCAGTGTCGTTATATTTATTTATGGTTCGACTCACAAATAAGCACCCTAACCATTGAGAAAAAGCCCATAGTGCCTGTAAAGCTCCTGCTACGAGACCAGTGCCAAGGAAAAACATAATTAAAAACCCCCAGGGGGACTTTTGCCTTATCCAGGAAAAATCCCACCACAGGGTCTTTTTGCCTAACGAAAGCCAACCTAAATTGGACGTTGCCAGGAAATGTCCCAGCAAGGCACCAATAACAAAAGCGATGGTCAGTCCCAGAAGACCTTCAACCAGAAGGTAAGTATAGTAGCGTCGGATTGAAAAGTTCATTTCTTCTTTCCAGGCAGTTTTTAATTCTTTCTAGCACAAATCCAACAACCATAACATAAAGGGCGAAAAATTCTTTCGCCCTTTATATATCATGATAACCTTCTGGTTAAAAGGTATCTTTTAAGTTCAGCCTAGCTTGGCCTACTCTCTACCTGTCATCTCCTTTGGGATACGGCCTGTTTTAATACATTCTGACCTAAGTCTGCGTCCCACAATTCTTTCCACCATTCGTCCGATGTTCAACACACGATCGACATCGACACCAGTGTCAATCCCCATTTCATCCATCATCACAACCATATCTTCTGTGGACACGAGTCCAACAATAGAAGGATCTCGGTAATAATATTCTCCTGTTCCGCCCACTGGCACTCCATCCACAAAGTTTGCCGGCTGTCCTCCAATGCCTCCCATGGTGGATTCGAACCTGATAACACCAGCAAGAAGAGCTGCCAGCACATTAGCCAATCCCCAGCCTCTGGTGGTGTGGAAGTGAGCAATGTGTTTCATAGGATCTGGAATAGCATCAAGCAACATAGAAAAATACTCGTAAACTCTATCAGGTGAGGCGGAACCATCATGGTCAGCATGCTCAACGTCGTCTGCTCCCATATCTAGCCATCTTTTAGTAAATTCGATAGCCTTTTTCATTTCAGTGCGCCCAGTAATGGGACATCCCCATATGGTGCTGACTGTGCCGTTTATTTTCATTCCCGCATCTTTTACCTTCGGGAACCACTCTTCGCACATCTTCCAGTATTCGTCCAGCGTAGTACCGGAATTTACCTTATGATGAGCTTCACTCGTGGAAACCATGACCAGAATTCTATCCGGTCCCCATCCTTCCTGTCTTGCTTTTATAGCTCTTTCGATAGCTTGTTCTCGAATCGTAACGGTTGTAATTTCCACTTCCGGAAGCAAATGTTTAACTCTCTTGCTATTTCTTAGCCTCTTAAGAAGTTCCTCTGCATCCTTAAACTGAGGCATTCGCTTTGGATTACCAAGATTTGTCAACTCAATGTGTTTGAATCCTGCAAGAATGAGTTCTTCTGCAACCCAGAGCTTAGCATCGGTGGGGATGAATTTTTCTTCGTGCTGGAAGCCATCTCGAACGGTAATGTCCCCAATCACAACCTTTTTTGGATAATTCAACTTGGCCATAGTTTACCCTCCTAAAATCTAAGATTACCGAAAGACGGTTCGCCGATCGGTTTCAACAGGCTCACCTCAAAGGCGAAAGCGAGCCAATCTCTAATTTCTCTAAATTTTAAGACTCTATCGTTTAACAGGCGAGCACCACAGAAGAAGGGATGAGCTTCCCCATCGTATTTTTCGATCATCTTTTCTCTAAAAGCCTGCTTTTCTCCTTCTGTCATGGGGTTGCCTTCAGATTCTCTTTTACGCTCTTCGATCGACAGTAACACCTCCGCCGCCGATCTACCGCTCATAACCGATGTTCTAGCTCGCATTGTAGAAAAGAGAAAGTGGGGGCGATAGGCTCGACCACACATACCGTAGTTTGCAGCTCCATTATCGGGACCTATAACAAGTTGAATGCGAGGAACCTGAGCGCATGAAACCGCTCGCACCATATCAGCTCCGTATTTACCAATTCCCATGTGCTCCGATTCTGAACCAACCATGTAACCGGGCGAACTTTGGATGAACAAAAGGGGTATTTTCTCGTAGCTACATCGAATAATCCACTCTGTCGCTTTCCTTGCCGCTTCAACAAAGATAATACCAAGTCCATTTGCAGCGATTACTCCAACGGGAATACCTCTTATGCGAATCTTTCCCGTAACAATGTTATCGCCGCGGCCGGGAGCATAGTTTTTCTTGTATTCGACAAAATGGCTGTCATCCGCTATTGCCTGGATAAAAGCCCGCACATTGATGCCCTGATGAATTTTGGCAGGAAGAATTTCGTAAATAGTTTCAACAGGCACACGTGGAGGTGTCTCTTCATAGCGGTGAACGTGGATTTTTTGAGGCGGCTCCATCGAAAGAATTTCCCTTACTTTTTCAACAGCCTCATCCTGAGTGCGAC
This genomic interval from Thermodesulforhabdaceae bacterium contains the following:
- a CDS encoding DUF721 domain-containing protein, producing the protein MEPIGFIIQKVLSERKILPTSPVSDWESVVGSQVASRARPVKFKKGVLTVHVYDSIWKHHLDLHKEEILQRVNDQRVGLEPVTKIVFKVGELPQETPSSVLTHQENSKISKPKRRKKSKPKKYELSEEAQKFIKSCRDPELKRIARRLLPLFAPESVSSEEHSNNTREKDSIESSRSPD
- a CDS encoding carboxyl transferase domain-containing protein, which produces MTPEERAENRRFWEEEELKLDELMYRAMWPGGEAAVQRLAKQGKQPVRQLIQKLIDEGTEFYELGVIAGFGMNYPDVEDVPCGGIVTGIGKIHGNWTMIIANDSRVKAGTYFPITLKKHMRAQAIAEQCGLNCVYIADSGGAYLPMQADVFPDDGHFGSMFYNMARMSAKGLKQITLSTGGNTAGGAYIVFMACQAVMIDKLAYSFLGGPPLVKAATGEVISAEDLGGARVHTQISGGADYFCRTQDEAVEKVREILSMEPPQKIHVHRYEETPPRVPVETIYEILPAKIHQGINVRAFIQAIADDSHFVEYKKNYAPGRGDNIVTGKIRIRGIPVGVIAANGLGIIFVEAARKATEWIIRCSYEKIPLLFIQSSPGYMVGSESEHMGIGKYGADMVRAVSCAQVPRIQLVIGPDNGAANYGMCGRAYRPHFLFSTMRARTSVMSGRSAAEVLLSIEERKRESEGNPMTEGEKQAFREKMIEKYDGEAHPFFCGARLLNDRVLKFREIRDWLAFAFEVSLLKPIGEPSFGNLRF
- a CDS encoding DUF1614 domain-containing protein translates to MFFLPFMILFFFIFMFILFVLFFLVKWGIIYIAFEKLGISPDLLFLLLFISMIGSAINIPVGRIRSEYEQAYPEIISFFGIRYRLPPIRKPQETIVAINVGGALIPTLLSLYLWSQTPAFINVLIATAIVTIVVNKLARPVVGVGIAIPMFIPPIVAALCALILSPDWAPKTAYVSGTIGTLLGADILNLPKVRKLGAPVVSIGGAGTFDGIFLTGIIAVLLA
- a CDS encoding GAF domain-containing protein — protein: MKGYLSLVSEVSRSLCDLADIYSVAYLVSKRITETLGLRGCFIKARRNGSEKLEILGSYGLSEYFLLGEPSKSKKSVCFHLPDMTICFPNVKEAEEIPEQEQLLIEGIHAISVVPIEIGQEMRGMVALFAPTPREFSKDDLLLVETLASMVIYAFYQQLERDRCILKERQYLKSFQEVSAAINSSLNVNKVLHLVVTKTTELLNAIGCVVRLLDPKTQQLYVAQAYGLSEEFLHKGPVDAHRSIAENMAGRTVIIDDVFTDPRIQYRAEVVETGIRRILSIPLMVRGKVIGVLRVMAGERPPFSEDEVEFAQAIAQQCAFALENARMYQRLKYEYQQLLIDFGYDGSST